acaaCTTGGGAGAATTTCCAGATGTGAAGGCTTTCCTTTCGAGAGGACTTCGCCCCACAAGTCAAATACCCTCGAACTCCGGTTTTATCTCCAAGAGAACTCTCCAGATCTGAAGTGAAATATGCCGGGATATTATCGCACTCGAAGCTTTTCACAGATTTCACTTGAGTTGCAATGGGAAGAGGCTGTTCTCGAGGATGTTTTCaggttttctttttggccTCTCCGAATTATTTTTTACGAGCCTGCCATCAGAAATGACCCAACTAAGTGGGGTGAATTGGGGGCGCATAACTTCAACTGAACTTCAACTCCATGTCCAtccaattaattaaatgatttaatcgCAGCAAATGTTGCTCGCATTATGAGCACAAATAACTCGCTTGGCCTGTCAAGTGCCCAAACACTACTTAACAAACAACGACCTGGTTATGTATACCTACACTTCAAACTCCTCTTATTAGCAAGAAAAGCATAATGTTTTGTAAAACTACAACAATGTAAAAATTAACATCATTTCGCTATACAAAAACAGGTATTTAAAACTGGCGAGTTCTAATTTATGTGTTTCAATTTACAAAGTATAAGTATATCagcaattttcttaaataaatgaaagtttgttagtaataaataaaatatttattggttttaGAAATCTGTAGATAAGTtgatagaaaattaaataaaatattatatattacatTATTGCAAAGTTGTtctattaaatgttttttcagacttttgattttataaatttctccCAGTGTTGGGGTGGCGAAATGTTTGCTGCTCACTATGCGTAATCCCTTCATCAGCAATTCCCGCACTATGGGCGATGGgcggaaaacatttttacatcCAACCAGCCTTATCGAAACTGGCACTCGTCTGTTGAAATCCGCTCCTCAACATTCGAGGTTGATTCTCCGGTCCGGGATGTTCCGCCCCAGCGGAAGTGGGCTCCGTTCGAGGCTATCTGGCCTCACATTGAAGGGTGCCCTGTATGCCTCGTGGATCCTGGGCGTGTTTCCCTTCACCTACGACTGCTGGACGAGGAAATTGCACCGTTCCAAGTGGCTAATTGTGTATGGCCTTGTCTTGAATGCGGCATTTATTGCGATGGTGGTCACAAATGACACGGAGAGTGAAACGCCAATAAAAATGCAGGTGTTCCATAGGAATGCCCTGGCCGAGCAGGTCAACAGAGTCCACGATGTGCAGACTCTTTCGATGGTGTCTCTTATGCTGCTAAGAGGTTTCTGGAAAAGCGGAGAAATCGAAAAGATCATGAATGAGCTTTTGGATCTACAACACTTCCACTTTCGTCACTATTCCCTAGAGAAATGCTGCAGCTTTGACCGATTTGTCCAGTATAAAGGGGTATCTGTGATTCTGGAAGTCGTGTCCATGTTGATTTTGGAACTGGGCATGTCACCGAATTTCAGTAGCCAGCTTTTCATTGGAGTAAGTGGTCTGTGTTTCATGCTACTCGCTGTCCTTTTGGGAGCCACACACTTTCACCTGGCGGTAGTCTTCATCTACCGATATGTGTGGATTGTCAACAGGGAACTACTTCGGCTGGTGAACAATCTGGCAAATGGAGAAACTGTGGAATCCGGCCAAGTGGACTACCTGCTTAATCTCTACCATCGCCTCTTGGAACTCAACGATCGACTGGCCTCCATCTACGACTACCAAATGGTCCTGGTTATGATCAGTTTCCTGCTGGCCAACGTTCTGGGCATCTACTTCTTCATCATATACTCCATCAGCCTGCACATTGAACTGGATATCAAAATAGTGGTCTTTGTTCAGGCACTGGTACTCAATATGTTGGATTTTTGGCTAAACATTGAAGTTTGCGATTTGGCAGAAACAACGGGTAGACAAACATCCACCATACTGAAGTTGTTCAATGACATTGAGCATTTAGATGTGAAAGTGGAAAGGAGTGTAAGTTTATAGACtactatattttataaaaaattctatattaatttattttatagataTCCGATTTTGCCTTATTTTGTACTCATCGCAGGCTGAGATTTCGTCATTGTGGCTTATTTTATGTGAACTACGAGATGGGATTCCGCATGGCGCTCACCAGTTTTCTGTACCTGCTGTTTCTCATCCAGTTTGATTATAGAAACCTGTGAAGCAGGCGTGTTAACGAGTCCTCTAATTGGTTCGCACTTTCTTATGTCGTCTGGAGTCGAGTGTTCTGGCAAAGGACCTACAAGTGACAGCTCAAGATGAGGCATTTTTAAGGGGCGAAAGAGCAAGTGGGATGTGTCCCCGCCGAGCTTACAAGGATTCGTGTCTAAGTGAAAGCCTTGTTGACTTTTCAGCTGGGGGAACGGGAACACAGCCGCAGGACATCTGCGTGCAAAATGCAGCTATAAAAAGGGAGTATTTATATccatccaaaaaaaatagacTATGCAAAAGCCAAAAGGAGAGTTTTAACAAGTCAAAAGGATGCGGAGAAATGGAGTGGCTGTGAAAAGCAGCGCAATTAAGACCAACAAATGAAcgagttttctattttttcggCTGGCTAAGAATGCAGCTGGATTTTTCGGCGAACAATGGCTGCGAAGAAAATGGAGAAAAGCATAAAGCAGGAGCAGCTTTTGGTGCATTTTCTTTGTTCAACTCTTGTGTGCTTCTCCGTGTGTGCTCTGCTAATTTCCCTGACTGCGATTTCCCAGCTGTTTCCACACTTCCCTTTCTGACTGCTTgttttttctgatttattaTGCTCCGGGCTTTGGTTTTGTTGCTGATTTTCATTCAAATAAATGCATGTTTTGTGGAGCTGGGAGATCtattttttgcattaattGCCAAAAGGataattgttataaataagagcactttttggaaagtacaaagagaaaaacaattttaaactggTTTTCTCATATGtgattatgtttaatttttaaatcttacaTCTACATCTTAAGGTGGACGTGATGCATATCTGAAACCTAAGTTTTAAATTccaatataaatgtatataaaaaagtgATAAATGCTTATACGATGTAAAGCCATCCTTTATCCtatacaaaaacttaaaaaaaaaataaaccaaaagtatgttctttaattttacGTATCCccttaataaataaacgcaTACAAACCGGTCTATATGTCATAAGTTTCAGTCTTTGTAAGTATGGGCCAAAATTGTAAGAGGTCTctccttaaatttaaatttaatttagctttATATCAAAcgaattaatataattttaccGCTTTAAAATCTCTAGTCTCCCCATACTGAATGGAAATCCCTCTGGACAGGAACAATTAAATTGCTAGGCACAAGGATGAAATTCTGTTAAAAACTCAACACTTGAGGCTGTGGATAAACCGACACTTAGCCACTTATTGACAGAGGGCAACCGGTGTCAAGGCCAGTCAAGACCGTCCACCACAaaaccaccacccaccgctcGATTAGAAGTCGAGAGGAGGAAGATAATGCctcaataaaaacaacaacaaaggaCACGTCGCTCACAGCAAAAGTGcgtaaattgatttttattatccTCAGAGTCCTCCACCATTTTCCCCTTGGCGAACTTCCACTTACCCGATTTTCCCATGGCCATTCAGCTTGGCTAAGCAAAAAGTTTCGGGCACAATTCCTCCCTTTCGCGTTGGCcaatatatttgatttattggcTTTATCCGGAATGCGCGCAAATTGTTCATTGCTTTGTTTACACCATAAAAATTCTGATGGACGCATTAGTTCTGTAGTTATGAGGCTGGGCTCGTAAAATTCATTGATAATTTCCGCTCTTATTCTGTTTTTGTCTGGcggaatatttatttttttaagcattattTTATGGGAATATAAAAATCACTCAGAAAGCAggaacatatattttattggtcACCTACTATGTGTAACAGCCTTTGCATTATCCAATTGACGTGTGTATGTTTTTGGGGATGGAAATCACTGGAAAAGTAGGATGtgcaaaagtaattttaattggaaacacaataatttattgaaaaaatttcgCAAGggtctgcatttaaaaaaccTTCAATCAACCTTTCACACTTTTCTGGCATCAAGTTTAcctcaatttataatttgttcagtaaattaattaaaatttgccgCCAGGCCTCTACAAAATTGAGCTGACTGTCCATTTGTTGTAATTAGgatgttttttgttgtgccCTCCTTAGGTAAAGGACGTTCAACCACCCAAAGGATAGCCGAAGGCAACAACTGAAAGGTCAAAGTTTATCagcagatttttaatttaaatttatatgttttccCGGCAACCGCAATTTGGGGAATAAATTTGATGGACTTTGGAAGGGGAGCAAACTGACAGGACTTTGAACTTCCATGGGAAGCAGTTAATGAAAGAGAAACCCTTTCCCTAATTACGATAAATGCCCGCCAATTGTTCCATTGATTCGAGCCGACTGCCGTAATTAGTTTGCCAATGCGCTATAATTTTGGCCTCCAGCCctcaatttatttaagccgGTCGAGCGGGGGATTTTCGCCCAAAACTTTGGCTTAGAAAAGTTtgcgaaattaaataattgccAATTTGCTGCAAGTTGCTGGTAGTTTAAACAACAATTCAGCGACGAGCAAAGCCGATTTCTGTCTCAGGCTGAGATGGAACTCTCGCGAGGaggaaaagaagaaaagatGGGAGGAAGCCAAGAAAAGCCGGGCAATTAGTGCAAAGTCTGACTAAATATTGTATCTATGGAAAATTTAGTTTgccaaaactttaattacacTGGGCTGAGAAAAAAGTTCGGAATGCTGATAAGAAATGTAGAAGATGCTGACAGAAATTGGAATTACTTTTAAACCAGATGACTACTTCTAtagttttaaacttaattttagcataaaaagattttataaatatattttattatgtccaaacaaacaaattcaacTAAATGTGAGtgcacaaaatatttttaagactttgaattaattttaaatcagaTTGTTTAATTCTAAAGCTAAAACAAAAGCTTAGCTATAAAACGGatgctaaaataaaattaatccggtgttttattattgttttaatttaccaaaatatttacattccGTTACTTTCAAGGGAATATGTAATATGGTTCAATTGATGTCATTTAAGAACCGAAAAaaggcaataaaataaacaagatgATTCAATAATGGAGAGGAAAATGAGGAAGAGATAAGCGAACTTATCACTATAAAGGAAATCCATTTCGTGCCTATTTTTAGCTGACAGGGCAAATCAtcataaaaacgaaaatatttttacgaATTTGTTTGCCTGCTCTGCAAAATGGTGAAAATGTGCGCAGCTCAGCAAAGTCAATGGCCAGATGGcgtcattttaataaaaatatatagaaagcTGGCACGAATCGAGACGAGCGAATCGAAATTATCTGCAAACCTTGACGAGTCGCCAATGGGAAAAAAGAATGTTGACCTAATGCTGACTTCACTGCTGGAATTTTATTGTGTAAACAAAGGATCCCAAGGATGCCAATGCCGATGCCACGTGGCCCCCAAACAATTGGCGGATGTCCTGGGCCAGGGCAATAAATCAAATGCTTGTGTACACTCCagtttatatttgtttgcccACCGTGCAGATGAGCAGGAAATTTGCCAGAAACTGGAGGATGTTGAAGAGGAAGGGGCAAGGGAAGGGGAATTGCCTCCACAggataataaaaatcaatttacgCGATTGTGTCGAGTGTGCTGCGCCTGTTATCGCTGCTGGCTTTGTGCTCTCGATAATCGAAGATAATGGGGCTTTCCCCCGACAAGGGCCGAACAGGACCAAAAGGACCTCTGTATCTGACAGCCAAAGAGGCCCAGGATGCCAAGAACAAGTGTGGACTTCTTTTGTCAGATTTTTCCTTTCGAGCCCCCCATTGTTGCCCTAATTGTTGCCTGTCAGTTGCTGTACTGCAGTAGTTTTGTTCAGCTACCGAGTAACCTAAATGTTGCCGATGTATGGACAAACGAATAATAGATAAAATAGAAATGTGGGCATAAATCAAGCGCAGGTGGTTGCCAAAAGGGAAATTAGCTGAAAGCACAAAAACAATtcggaaaacaaacaaaagaaaagtgCACAAGAATAAAGACTCAGATAAACTTTTGTTTACACAACCAAACTCTCAAGGCTACtatcatattaaaaattaatattgctggtagaggaaaaattgattataaatatgtataaaacattttacgaACAAAgaagtttgtttttacttaTCTAATAacttatatttgtatatttttaggaATTGTGCTTTGTATGTCATAGTATCAACATCCTTAATTATGCCGACTACAActacttttgcattttcagTAAGTTCATCTTTTTACATAtccttataaaaatattattattgtaggTAAAATTGTTCAACCTTTTATccattcattattttttatttacagatCTGAAAAATATGCTATGATTATTTCTTTCactattatatataattcTGACAAAAGTTCTAAatatctattattttttgggCGTGCAAAAGTTGGAAATCCCCCAAGGCTGCTCATGTTAGCTTTAGGTGCCATTGTTTTTGCTGCAGCATAGTATAAAGGGGAATCCCCGCATTCTTGGCCAGCCAGAGAGGAAAGGACTCGTTCATTTGTTGGCCTTAATTGCACTTCTTTTCACAGCCACTCCATTCTGCAGACGCTTTTGACttgtgttgtgtgtttttgCCAGCTCTACTTTGGATTTTTGCATAGCCTCTTTTAAAGACAGAGGGGATGGCAAAGGAGTTGAGCTTGTATTGCTGCAACTGATGCCCGGCGGCCCTGTTCCGATTTTCACAGCATTTTCCAGATGCAAGTCATTCACTTTATTCAGCTTTTCTGGCCATGATGTCACCTGCTTAATATTGTATCTCACGACTTTGTCCATCTGGGAAACGAAGTGTCAACTCTTGAGAAAATCCCCACAAATTCATATAGTCAAATTGCACCAAGAAGAGCTAGTTGCGAGCACTCTAAAACCCATTTTACGATTAATTTCAAATGTCAATCTGCGATGACAGCACTATAAGgcaaagttaaatatttatgagaaAGTTtctattaaaagaaataactTTGTAGGCTTAATTCCCATACATTCACTTCTCTCAAGCTCCTTATCAACATACACAATgtcattatatattttaaaaaatattgaagttTGTCTACCAGTTCTTTCCACCAAATCACACACTGCAATGCTCAGCCAAAAATCAAGGAAATTTTTACCCATTGCCAAAGAACACATAATCAGCATGACAAATAGGGACATTTGGCGCAAACTGATTGTGTAGACGATCATATAGAAACTAACGATGATGTTGGctgatcatcatcatcatcaccatcaggACCGTCTGATAATCGTAGCACTTGATTAGTCTTCTATTGAGATCTACCAGATTACTATAGAGTTTGAGGAGTGTCCGAATTCTGGGGGAGCTACCCGAACGATGATTAACCAAGTCGTCTAGTTTTCTGTTTATAAGCCATCCAGAAGCAACAACTCATTGTATATTTGCTCCAGATCTCGGCTCAATCTCAAAAATCAATACAAAGTCAATTAATTTAGTAAAGTATACATCAAAAAATGATGTGttgtattaataaattatttattctcAAGTTGAAGCATCCAACAacttaattcattttaaatcttttttttatgtataagcaaaaattgtttacaaaatgattaataaatatttgagtCAAGAAATTTTACAAGTTCATATAATCAAACTGAACCAAATAAAGCAAATATAGAAAGCTAGTTATGATCATTTGGAAACCCATACTATAGTTAACCAAAAAGAGtccaaaaagtttaaaacggAACTTTCGATGACTGCATAACCAAGAGAATTCATTCAACTGTTAAAAAGacaatacaattattttttaaaaatcgatatttttaGATATAAACTCACACTTTTCTCTAGTTCCACATCTTTATGCTCAAGATCAATAAATAGTTTTAGGATAGTTGAGGTTTTTTTACCTTCTCTTTTCGTGTGATCACAGACGACAATGGTcagccaaaaatcccaaatatTAATGATCAAGGATTGCGGAAAGATCACCAAAAAAATTGATGTTCTTCCCATGGTAATTCCAAACACAATGGAAAAATAGATGACCACAATATTGCCAGCTAAGCCAGATGTTAAAATAAGGATTATTTGATACTCATATGCCGAAactaattttgtattaagttCCAAAAGGCGTGCGTACAGGGTGAGAAATTTCCTTATACCCGAAGAATCTATTGTAGAATCCAGTTTGAGTTGTTTTACCAGGTCCAAAAGTTGTTCGTTTATCATCCAGATATAGCGATAGGTAAAAAGTATCCCGACataataatgaattaaattaagataGAGGATTATTTGTATTAGGCCGCTTACGAGCACCAATAGCACGCCATATTTATTTCCAGGCATTCCATAGTTCGCCGTCAAAAAACATATCAACTGTCCCATTACGGCCATCCATTTTTGAATCACAAAGCAGTTAAATTTGGGGCAAATCTTTAGGCTTAGGCTGTCAAAGTGTTTACATTCCAGGGCTATTAGCTCGTTGCCGATCTCCTGCACTCTTTTGCATCCCCAAAAGTTCATAAAGTGTATCACTGCGGCCGAAAAGACGTTCATCACTCCAATTACCATGCTTAGCATTTCCAGCAGGGGACTTTGCTTAAAGACTtccagtttgtgtagctttaGACTTTTGGAATCCATGAACACCAGTAGGTCCAGAAGGGAATAATTCGCGATTAAACCATATAACTGAAGCCATCGGGAGCATCTTAGTTGATTTTTTCGGGTTTCAAAGGTAAAGGGAAACAGTCCAAATATCCAGGATCCATATAGATCTGCTTTTAGTAGGAACCATACCAGATGTGGACAAAACTCGCGACGTGATCCAAACATATTCGAGTGCGCGATGGAAATGATGTGCTCAAATTAAGTGCACACataattaatgtaaaaaaaacaaatgcaacaaTAATAACTCACTTAGCGAAGTACTAATGGCTATATAAGTTAACCAATCTATCAAACCCTTTCAGAGTTATTAATAGGGAGGTGAACTATCGATTTTAGGGTCAACAAGGAGTGTCGATGGTTTATGAATGAGGAGAAGCAGAAAAACTttagatatataaaatataaataaaatttaggcCACAAACAtgaaattttctaaaaacaatttgtagtagatttattttgtatttaagcactcatttttaaaagaaaaagtacTTGTTAATAGCAAGATAgcttatatatgtattttagtATCAAGAAATGTAATCATTTATAATTATGTTAAACATCATTTGGTGATTGATAATGATCGtctgatttgaattttaaattcatataaTCAAATTGTACTAGAAAAACCacatataaaatgtttgtgaTGATCATATGGAAGCCCATCTCGTAGTTAATATAGAATAGTCCACAATGACGAATTCTCAGTCTGCAATGGCTGCAGAAAAGGGAAAAATCGGATATCTAGTAGTTAAATAGAAAAGGTAAGGCATGTGTGTATAATTCTTAAAGAAATAGCATACTTTTCGTTCCAGATCCTCGTCCATACCTTCAATATCGTTAAATAGCTTCAAGATAGTTGAGGTATTTCTGCTCGTAGACTCAGCTAAATTGCAAGTGGCGATTCCATGCCAAAGATCCCAAAAGTTGATGATCAAAGCTTGTGGAATAAGCAAAATCGTGGCTGTCAGAGAAAACCAATTAATGTTGGCCCAAAAGATGACGAGGACGTGGCCCACAATAATGTTGGCCGAGAACAAGGTGGCCATGAAAAGCGTAATCTGAATGTCGTAAATGGAGGCTAGGCGATTATTGAGGTCCAGAATGCGTCCATACAGTCCTAATAGCAACTGAATTTTGCCAGGATCTACATCTTTACCTCTCCTCAGTCGACTGATCATCTCCAAAAGCTGCCCATTGATTATCCACAAGCagcgatatatataaatcactGCCAGGTGAAAGTGCATCACCACCAGGAGAATTTCCAGCTGAACAATGTAGATGCAAAGAGCCTCTTGGACAACGGCCTTGCTATCCGGCATTCCAAAATACAGCACCAAAGAGGAGCCGACTTCTAGGACTACCACTAGAGCCTTGTGGACAACATAACTATCAAATTGTGGGCAATCTTCCAGGATTAGCTCGCtaaaatgacatttttccATCATCAGAAACTCATTGAGTATGGCAACCAACTCCTTGCTCCTCCAGAATGTTCGTAGATGGGTCACCACGGTGGTAATAAACTTATGCCTTCCACAAGTTGTTCCACCTGCTTAACCAATGGATTGCGCTCGTAAATTTCCATCTTCACCGAATTGTGATCATCTGTGTACGGCAGCAAGGACAGCGCCAATAGACTTGTGTTCAAAATCAAGCCATATGCCAAAAGCCACTTGGATCGATGCAGTTGCCTTTTCCTGGGGTCAAAGGTGAATGGAAATAGTCCGAGCACCCAGGATACGTAAAGTGTGGCCTTCTGGGTGAAACGGCACAAACTCCGGCGAATGCGATGTACGCGTTTCGGTTGTAACATTATTGAAGTTCGACTCGGAATAACAATTTGTGGAACGGAAAATAACCATAATATGAAGTGCCGACGACTTGATTGGGAAATGAGGGTCAGCTagataagaaaattaattagatGAAATTATTGGTTACAGGATGGTGACTTTGGAGGGTTACATTAAAGGGTAAAGTGTTTTGTCAGGCAGTGGACTAAAAACTTTTGTAGCATTTCAGTTGTTTATCATACTGGCAGTCGCTTTTGGATATTTCCCACCTGACATCGCCGATTTTCACCTTTCCTCTAATGGCCGCAACAAACTTTCGAATGGTTTCAACTTATTTTCCCGATGCGCCTGCAGTTTTTGACACTATTGCAAAGGTAACACTTTTGCAACTCCCTTTCTCTTTGGCAGTTATGTTAGCTGGCAAACTTTTAGCAGCTGTCTCCTGTAACTGGCTTTTCCCCTGGAAACTCCTCACTTTTTTCCCTTTTCGTTAGTGTTGCTTTAAAGTACGTTTTTGGCAGAATAAAAAAGCGACAGGAGAGTAAGCTCTCCCGCATTTCCACTTtggcaattttaaaaactaattacgAAGGAAATCTTCCTTGTCACTGCTTGAATAACATCGCTTTTTAAACAGATTTCAATCAACACCCAAGCCCTATCCCGCACCTCTTTCTTGTATATTTCTAAGCAAATTCATTCCGTAATCAAACCGCATTTTCATAACAATGGAGAGCAGCTGAACCGCATCCTCGATAAGTCCTTTGTGAGTCCTTTTTTGAAATTCGCTACACAGCTTGCAATTAGAATTAGAGAAGCACTTCTCGGCACAACTGtagtttgaatttttaattgctgacCACAGCAAACAAACGGGTAGTAAACAGGAGGTAACAATGCAGCATTACGACAATCCTTTCAGGTGTTTGGACACCCAGTTTGCATGGCTAAACGAATCGCCATTTCCTCTATTGAGATGAAAAGCTACTTTGACCTCTAGCAGTTCCAGCttaattaaacacaaaatggTCGACAATTGCGGATTCTCGTTTCCCTTGAATGAACTTCTCACCTTCCTTGGAAGTACTAAGAAACCACAGAAGGATCGCAGCTGAGCATTATTGTGGCGAGAGGTTTCTGCAGATTCCGTTCTTCATTGTGTGGCACATCTACCCTTACAGTATTACTTTCTCCCCAAATTAATCGCTGATTAAACGCAGAACTCAAGCGTCAAACGCACAATTTGGCGGCATTCCTCCCTGCTTTCTTTGCTTTGCTCTTCCTTCAGCGATTCCCCAGAAACGTGCGTGTTTTCATTGAAAAGAAGGcgccacaaaaaaaacaccttaaagGCGAAAACGGAAAAGTTCTCCAAGTCGCGCATACGCCACGTGAGCCGCCTTCGAACCAGTCGCCTGCAATTAGGCCACGCAACTCGCATTTTTAGCCAACTGGCATAATTAGAAGCTGTAAAGGATCTAAAGGATTCCCTGTGCCAAGTTCAAACGGGGCTAACAAAAACCCTAAAAAGGAGGTTTAAAAAAGGGAACAGGAAGTGGGTGTTAAAGAATAAGCCCAGAATGAGTTAATTAGACAAATTATATTAGGAGTGACTGAGGCAGAATATAAAGTGGGTGTGGCTGCCTTAAATGCCTATTTGAATAcgatttttttcttctttggtTAGCCATTTGTTGAGTGATACAAAGCTTTAACCAGAAAAATCCCATGAAAGATTTTCgcataaaaaacatatttgtgtAATGCCCCAGAAGTGCTGTGAAAATGTCGCGCCTTTAACCTTTTCCTTGGgattattgaaaatgtttccCCTCATTGCTGTCATGTCTTGTTTGGCCTTTCGCGTCTGCTGATATCCTTCGCCATGTTATTGTTATCCTTATTTCTCTGATGGGGCAAAGTTTAATGTTTCACTTGGCAAAGGATTCTCGTTGCCTGCGGGGAAACTTTGCTCGCAAGTCGTTAAAATCAAATGGATTTTGTCCCAAAGGGTGATTCGGAATAAAAATCTCTGTTCCGGAGTTAAGTATGCAAACTAAGGGGTTTCCATTCTCATAACCCCTTTCAAGTTAACTTCTCTTGACTTAAAGGCGATAAAATATCAATTCAAATGCAATCGTTGCACCAATTTATCACATCAAAGGTAGACAAACAGCCACGCCCATTTCGGACACGCCCACCCAGGcaaatgaaacgaaaaaatgttgaaaaatatttacactaCAAAGTAGCAGGAGAAAAACAAACGGAATGTGCGAAAAATACT
This genomic stretch from Drosophila gunungcola strain Sukarami unplaced genomic scaffold, Dgunungcola_SK_2 000001F, whole genome shotgun sequence harbors:
- the LOC128261831 gene encoding gustatory receptor for bitter taste 22e; translation: MRNPFISNSRTMGDGRKTFLHPTSLIETGTRLLKSAPQHSRLILRSGMFRPSGSGLRSRLSGLTLKGALYASWILGVFPFTYDCWTRKLHRSKWLIVYGLVLNAAFIAMVVTNDTESETPIKMQVFHRNALAEQVNRVHDVQTLSMVSLMLLRGFWKSGEIEKIMNELLDLQHFHFRHYSLEKCCSFDRFVQYKGVSVILEVVSMLILELGMSPNFSSQLFIGVSGLCFMLLAVLLGATHFHLAVVFIYRYVWIVNRELLRLVNNLANGETVESGQVDYLLNLYHRLLELNDRLASIYDYQMVLVMISFLLANVLGIYFFIIYSISLHIELDIKIVVFVQALVLNMLDFWLNIEVCDLAETTGRQTSTILKLFNDIEHLDVKVERSISDFALFCTHRRLRFRHCGLFYVNYEMGFRMALTSFLYLLFLIQFDYRNL
- the LOC128262637 gene encoding putative gustatory receptor 22b, with translation MFGSRREFCPHLVWFLLKADLYGSWIFGLFPFTFETRKNQLRCSRWLQLYGLIANYSLLDLLVFMDSKSLKLHKLEVFKQSPLLEMLSMVIGVMNVFSAAVIHFMNFWGCKRVQEIGNELIALECKHFDSLSLKICPKFNCFVIQKWMAVMGQLICFLTANYGMPGNKYGVLLVLVSGLIQIILYLNLIHYYVGILFTYRYIWMINEQLLDLVKQLKLDSTIDSSGIRKFLTLYARLLELNTKLVSAYEYQIILILTSGLAGNIVVIYFSIVFGITMGRTSIFLVIFPQSLIINIWDFWLTIVVCDHTKREGKKTSTILKLFIDLEHKDVELEKSLNEFSWLCSHRKFRFKLFGLFLVNYSMGFQMIITSFLYLLYLVQFDYMNL
- the LOC128263574 gene encoding LOW QUALITY PROTEIN: putative gustatory receptor 22a (The sequence of the model RefSeq protein was modified relative to this genomic sequence to represent the inferred CDS: inserted 1 base in 1 codon); translated protein: MLQPKRVHRIRRSLCRFTQKATLYVSWVLGLFPFTFDPRKRQLHRSKWLLAYGLILNTSLLALSLLPYTDDHNSVKMEIYERNPLVKQVEQLVEGISXITTVVTHLRTFWRSKELVAILNEFLMMEKCHFSELILEDCPQFDSYVVHKALVVVLEVGSSLVLYFGMPDSKAVVQEALCIYIVQLEILLVVMHFHLAVIYIYRCLWIINGQLLEMISRLRRGKDVDPGKIQLLLGLYGRILDLNNRLASIYDIQITLFMATLFSANIIVGHVLVIFWANINWFSLTATILLIPQALIINFWDLWHGIATCNLAESTSRNTSTILKLFNDIEGMDEDLERKISDFSLFCSHCRLRIRHCGLFYINYEMGFHMIITNILYVVFLVQFDYMNLKFKSDDHYQSPNDV